From the Pseudoalteromonas tunicata genome, one window contains:
- a CDS encoding imelysin family protein has translation MLFSVKLKPLVLVCALGLVLTGCGEQSSSTQGPDFGPNLPDPGKGNTTFDEKALLKNLVDNVITPTFVEFSVQTSSAVEKITTYCALEQQLTDFQTSQNQRDTAYIDATNAWKSMAVVWQQAELMKLGPLLENEGQLRNVIYAWPSKSICGIDQDVAYFEDGVINLDANKPYNIKDRTANRRGLVSLEHLLFSDNLAHSCSLANDAIADWNVRPEQERKVARCQFAVEVAKDLDDNAKQLVTVWTAENGYANALKTAGEEGSIFTSPHAAVNAISDALFYLTEEVKDQKLATPLGLFTNSCGLDICPQDVESVIANHSLENIKANLAAFEKLFLGQGNENGLGFDDFLDEENGSDIKQLMLDGLAEANLAADAIEGDLQTALQQETDKVTDTHTKVKAVTDQLKHDFINKLALELPKSSAGDND, from the coding sequence ATGTTGTTCTCAGTTAAATTAAAACCCCTCGTACTGGTATGTGCATTGGGCTTAGTATTAACCGGATGTGGTGAACAAAGCTCAAGTACCCAAGGGCCAGATTTTGGTCCTAATTTGCCTGATCCTGGCAAGGGAAACACCACGTTTGATGAAAAGGCTTTATTAAAAAACCTAGTTGACAATGTAATCACCCCAACATTTGTTGAGTTTTCGGTACAAACAAGTAGCGCAGTTGAAAAAATCACCACCTATTGTGCGCTTGAACAGCAACTAACTGATTTTCAAACAAGCCAAAATCAGCGCGATACCGCCTATATTGATGCGACCAACGCTTGGAAAAGCATGGCGGTGGTTTGGCAGCAGGCAGAGCTAATGAAACTTGGCCCTTTGCTTGAAAACGAAGGGCAATTACGCAATGTTATTTATGCGTGGCCATCAAAAAGTATTTGTGGCATCGACCAAGATGTCGCTTATTTTGAAGATGGAGTCATTAATCTTGATGCCAATAAACCTTATAACATTAAAGACCGTACAGCTAACCGCAGAGGGCTAGTGAGCCTTGAACATTTATTGTTTAGCGATAATTTAGCCCATAGCTGTTCGCTTGCTAATGACGCAATTGCTGATTGGAATGTGCGTCCAGAACAAGAGCGTAAAGTAGCGCGTTGTCAATTTGCCGTTGAAGTAGCAAAAGATCTCGATGATAACGCCAAGCAACTTGTAACCGTTTGGACTGCTGAAAATGGTTATGCCAATGCGTTAAAAACAGCGGGTGAAGAGGGCAGTATTTTTACTTCGCCTCATGCGGCCGTTAATGCTATTTCAGATGCGTTATTTTATTTAACTGAAGAAGTGAAAGATCAAAAACTTGCCACACCACTTGGGCTCTTTACTAATTCATGTGGTTTAGATATTTGCCCACAAGATGTTGAATCGGTAATTGCCAATCATTCACTTGAAAATATCAAAGCTAATTTAGCCGCGTTTGAAAAGCTGTTTTTAGGCCAAGGTAATGAAAATGGTCTTGGATTTGACGATTTCTTAGATGAAGAAAATGGCAGTGATATTAAACAGTTAATGCTAGATGGCCTTGCAGAGGCCAATCTAGCTGCTGATGCGATTGAGGGGGATTTACAGACCGCGTTGCAACAAGAAACCGATAAAGTGACTGATACCCATACCAAAGTCAAAGCAGTAACTGATCAGCTAAAGCATGATTTTATTAATAAGTTGGCACTTGAGTTGCCAAAATCTTCAGCTGGCGATAACGACTAA
- a CDS encoding TonB-dependent receptor family protein codes for MKKTVLAVAIAAVVTPLHANEQSKKQPTNLEHIQIISHHDRLRTESGSATLLTEVELEKFEYDDIHRILSSVPGVNIREEDGYGLRPNIGFRGVTPERSKKITILEDGVLIGPAPYSAPAAYYFPVTTRMTAVEVFKGPAAIKFGPQTVAGTLNMVTRQVPDLQEGGIDIATGQDGYQKMHGYYGNAFDDVSFLVEGVHLAADGFKDLDGGGNTGFDKNDLLAKVRYQFNGAGFEQNVQLKLSYADETSHETYLGLTDSDFSDNPYRRYAATQPALMETEHQQIMLSHNIHNSAFSLTTRLYRNDYERDWLKLNALGNTNASLSAILAEPQTYQAEYAVITGERNSVVSGETSHNLVMGTNAREYYSQGLQLDGTWQFNLFDFDHKLSFGARYHQDEIDRSHFEEIFVMQDGVAEQIVGSKYDTSHNIERTDALAVYIEDAITLDKLTLTAGVRGEFMDMHYHNKANLNDWQDKKARIWLPGISGFYQFSDSAGMLFGVHQGFVPSSPQQGNDIELEKSVNYEFGGRFNDGITQFEMVSFFNDYSNLKESCSQSNCGDDTLLDTEFNGGAVHVYGLESQFAQRYPLNMQLEVPYSVVYTYTKSEFQQEIFSDFVQWGHVKKGDELPYLPTHQATFNIGLNSDNWRVNVAFKYVSSMKEAAGRSWQSDAGQQVDVPLAGIKTDSASVIDVSASYDIGQFGRIYAKIDNITDEVNIISRRPYGARPSKARQFSIGYKYQF; via the coding sequence ATGAAAAAGACAGTACTAGCCGTTGCAATTGCCGCTGTAGTGACACCATTACATGCCAATGAGCAAAGCAAAAAGCAGCCAACAAATTTAGAACACATTCAAATTATCAGCCATCATGACAGGCTTCGTACTGAATCAGGCTCGGCGACTTTATTGACCGAAGTAGAGCTTGAGAAGTTCGAATATGATGATATTCACCGAATTTTATCATCGGTACCTGGCGTTAATATTCGTGAAGAAGACGGTTATGGTTTGCGACCAAACATCGGTTTTCGTGGTGTGACTCCTGAGCGCAGTAAAAAAATCACTATTTTAGAAGATGGCGTATTGATTGGCCCTGCGCCGTATTCTGCTCCTGCAGCTTACTATTTTCCGGTCACAACCCGCATGACTGCGGTTGAGGTATTTAAAGGGCCTGCTGCGATTAAGTTTGGTCCGCAAACTGTCGCGGGCACACTTAATATGGTGACGCGTCAAGTTCCCGACCTGCAAGAAGGTGGAATTGATATTGCTACCGGCCAAGATGGCTATCAAAAAATGCATGGTTATTATGGCAATGCGTTTGATGATGTGAGCTTTTTAGTTGAAGGTGTACATTTAGCGGCCGATGGATTTAAAGACCTTGATGGTGGTGGTAATACTGGATTTGATAAAAACGATTTATTAGCAAAAGTACGTTATCAATTTAATGGCGCAGGGTTTGAGCAAAATGTGCAATTGAAGCTTTCTTATGCTGATGAGACGTCACATGAAACCTATTTAGGCCTAACAGACAGCGATTTTTCTGATAATCCTTATCGACGTTATGCTGCCACGCAACCTGCACTGATGGAAACTGAGCATCAGCAAATTATGCTCAGCCACAATATACATAATTCTGCATTTAGCTTAACGACGCGACTGTATCGTAATGATTATGAACGCGATTGGTTAAAGCTGAATGCGCTTGGTAATACAAACGCGAGCTTGTCAGCAATCTTGGCCGAACCACAAACGTACCAAGCTGAATATGCGGTGATTACTGGTGAGCGCAATTCGGTTGTCAGCGGTGAAACCAGTCATAACCTAGTGATGGGAACCAATGCCCGTGAATATTATTCACAAGGGTTACAGTTAGATGGAACTTGGCAATTTAATCTATTTGATTTTGACCATAAATTGTCTTTTGGTGCTCGTTACCACCAAGATGAAATCGACCGTAGTCATTTTGAAGAAATCTTTGTCATGCAAGATGGGGTGGCTGAGCAAATTGTTGGCAGTAAGTACGATACTTCTCACAATATTGAACGTACCGATGCGTTAGCTGTGTATATTGAAGATGCAATTACCCTAGATAAATTAACACTTACCGCCGGGGTAAGAGGTGAATTTATGGATATGCATTACCATAACAAAGCAAACTTAAACGACTGGCAAGATAAAAAGGCGCGTATTTGGTTACCGGGTATCAGCGGCTTTTATCAATTTTCTGATTCTGCTGGGATGTTGTTTGGTGTGCATCAAGGTTTTGTGCCATCAAGCCCGCAGCAAGGCAACGACATTGAACTTGAAAAAAGTGTTAACTATGAATTTGGCGGTCGTTTTAACGATGGCATTACTCAATTTGAAATGGTGAGCTTTTTTAATGATTACAGCAATCTAAAGGAAAGCTGTTCACAGTCAAACTGTGGCGATGATACCTTACTTGATACTGAGTTTAATGGTGGAGCGGTGCATGTATACGGTTTAGAAAGCCAATTTGCGCAGCGTTATCCATTAAATATGCAGCTTGAAGTCCCTTACAGTGTGGTTTACACCTATACCAAAAGTGAGTTCCAACAAGAAATATTTTCTGATTTTGTGCAATGGGGTCATGTTAAAAAGGGCGATGAACTACCTTATTTACCGACTCACCAAGCCACATTTAATATCGGGCTAAATAGCGACAATTGGCGAGTCAATGTGGCGTTTAAATATGTCAGCAGTATGAAAGAAGCCGCGGGCCGCAGTTGGCAATCGGATGCAGGCCAGCAAGTTGATGTACCACTGGCAGGCATTAAAACCGATTCAGCGTCGGTCATTGATGTTTCAGCGAGTTATGATATTGGTCAATTTGGTCGCATTTACGCCAAAATAGACAATATTACTGACGAAGTAAATATTATTAGTCGCAGGCCTTATGGCGCACGCCCAAGTAAAGCAAGGCAGTTTTCAATTGGTTATAAATATCAATTTTAG